From a region of the Corvus cornix cornix isolate S_Up_H32 chromosome 2, ASM73873v5, whole genome shotgun sequence genome:
- the LOC120409678 gene encoding myosin IC heavy chain-like, giving the protein MALGPGRASRPHSPAGREWPWAQGEPPARTVPRVGNGPGPRESLPPAQSRGSGMALGPGRASRPHSPAGREWPWAQGEPPAGTARGSGMPPGPGRSCLATTPLLGPAASRVTVVLLVKQRRCAPSPLRSLGVTLYYLNCLRRGCKKARRTCASEN; this is encoded by the exons ATGGCCCTGGGCCCAGGGAGAGCCTCCCGCCCGCACAGTCCCGCGGGTCGGGAATGGCCCTGGGCCCAGGGAGAGCCTCCCGCCCGCACAGTCCCGCGGGTCGGGAATGGCCCTGGGCCCAGGGAGAGCCTCCCGCCCGCACAGTCCCGCGGGTCGGGAATGGCCCTGGGCCCAGGGAGAGCCTCCCGCCCGCACAGTCCCGCGGGTCGGGAATGGCCCTGGGCCCAGGGAGAGCCTCCCGCCGGCACAGCCCGCGGGTCGGGAAtgccgccggggccgggcaggagctgcctcGCCACCACCCCACTCCTCGGCCCCGCTGCTTCCCGAGTCACCGTAGTGCTGCTGGTTAAACAGCGAAGGTGTGCTCCATCCCCACTGAGGTCCCTCGGGGTAACGCTGT ATTATCTTAACTGCCTTAGAAGAGGATGTAAAAAGGCCAGAAGAACATGTGCCAGtgagaactga